In Bubalus bubalis isolate 160015118507 breed Murrah chromosome 3, NDDB_SH_1, whole genome shotgun sequence, a genomic segment contains:
- the LOC112583950 gene encoding 60S ribosomal protein L23a-like: MKMVPKAKKEAPAPPKAEGKAKALKAKKAVLKCVHSHKKKKIQTSPTFWRPRTLRLRRQPKYPRKSAPRRNKLDHYAIIKLPLTTKSAMKKIEDNNTLVSTADVKANKHQIKHAVKKLYDTDMVKFNALIRPDGEKKAYV, encoded by the coding sequence ATGAAGATGGTGCCGAAGGCGAAGAAGGAAGCCCCTGCCCCTCCTAAAGCTGAAGGCAAAGCAAAGGCTTTGAAGGCCAAGAAAGCAGTGTTGAAATGTGTCCACagccacaagaaaaagaagatccAGACATCACCCACCTTCTGGCGGCCCAGAACACTGCGGCTCAGGAGGCAGCCCAAATATCCTCGGAAGAGCGCCCCTAGGAGAAACAAACTTGACCACTATGCCATCATCAAACTCCCCCTCACCACCAAGTCAGCcatgaagaaaatagaagacaaCAACACACTGGTATCCACTGCAGATGTCAAGGCCAACAAGCACCAAATTAAACATGCTGTGAAGAAGCTCTATGACACTGACATGGTTAAGTTCAATGCTCTGATCAGGCCTGATGGAGAGAAGAAGGCATATGTTTGA